One Leopardus geoffroyi isolate Oge1 chromosome E1, O.geoffroyi_Oge1_pat1.0, whole genome shotgun sequence genomic window, CACTCGCTGACCCGCACGGAacactcccactcccactctgccACGCTGCCCAGGGACTACTCCACCCTCACCTCCGTGTCCTCCCACAGTGAGTGTccgctcccagccctgcctctcccactgACCCTGCCCCTCTTCCAGCTCCAGGAGGCTGGGGTTACTGGCCGGGCTGTGCCCCGCTTCCCATCCTCCAACACGCACACTTCCTGCCCTCACTCTTGTTTTGTCCTGCCCTAGGCCTCCCTCCCAtctgggaagaggggaggagcaggcttCCGCTGTCCTGGGCCCTCGGGTCCCTGAGTCGGGCTCAGATGAAAGGGTTCCCTCCCTCTGGGGACTCCCGAGACACTATAATCCTGGCTGGGCAGCCAGCGGCGCCCTTTCGGGGCCCAGGTAGTACAGGGGTGGCCATCTCGCGTCTCCACAGCTGTCCCGCTCCATCTGTCACCCATCTGTTCATCGCAGCCACTGCCCAAACCCAGCGCTTCACCCTCCATTTTTCATCTCCATCAATGCTGATGCCTAATATAGCCTCTGCCCTTCCGGGGGTGATGGGCTGCGGGAAGAGGGGGGGGGCCAGACCagctgagggggagggggcggccaaCTTCTGGTGCTCACCCTCTCTAGGCACAGGCAGGGCCCGCAGCCACTCTGAGTTGTCCAGGGAGGTGCTGGGTGGCCCGGACAGGGTGTCGCAGGCTGAGTGAGCCGCGAGGCCAGTGGCCAGCAGAGATGAGACAGCCGCGGGAGGTCAGAGGGAGGGCTCCCGCCCAGAGACCCCCCTGCCAGAAACTGACTGTAGCCTCCCGTCTTCAGGCTCCCGCTTGGCTGCAGGTGTGCCCAACACACCCACCCGCCTGGTGTTCTCGGCTCTGGGCCCCACGTCTCTGAAAGTGAGCTGGCAGGAGCCACAGTGTGAGCAGGCGCTACAGGGCTACAGTGTGGAGTACCAGCTGCTGAACGGGGGTGAGGCACAGCTGCCGGCAGGCTGGGGGCTTGCAAGGCTCGGGCACCCAGCTGCACAGGAACCCACCCAAGTCCCTTCAACACTAATGAGCCCCACCAGACGTTCTGAGAGGGCCTCACTTGCATGCTCCTCGCTGCCCGtcactgcctcctctcctctgagTTATCCAGCTCCCTGGCCCTCTCTCCAGGTCATTCCCTCTGCGAGGCGTTGCGTAACAAGGCTTCACTGACCTAGGGACAGACCCAGGGCCTCCGCTGGCCTGCGAGATGCTTTTGTGGGAACCGGGAAGTGGTGCTTCCCTGGGAAGGCAAACTCGCAGCAGCAATGACCTGGGCCCGCAAACAGGCAGAACATAGGTGGGATTTTAGGCTCCACTCATCCCTCGTGTAGCATACCACCTAAACTACCAGCCACACCATACCAGGCTGATCCCCACCTGTACCCAAACCGCAGCGAATCCTGGGTGGGATGATCAGTGGCAGCCTAGGGCAGGGGTGGGATCAGGCCAGGGGTAGGAGTAACACTGACCCCCGGTCTGCCCTCCCCAGGGGAGCTGCATCGGCTCAACATCCCTAGCCCCAGCCAGACTTCGGTGGTGGTGGAAGACCTTCTGCCCAACCATTCCTATGTGTTCCGTGTGCGGGCCCAGAGTCAGGAAGGCTGGGGCCCAGAGCGTGAGGGTGTCATCACCATTGAGTCGCAGGTGCACCCCCAGAGCCCACTCTGCCCCCTGCCAGGTGAGTTGACTCCCCACCCCGTGGCTGCCCCCATGACGTCCCCTAGCCACCCACAGGCTGACAGTCTTGCTCTGCTGCCCCCAGGCTCCACCTTCACTTTGAGCACACCCAGTGCCCCGGGCCCGCTGGTGTTTACTGCCCTGAGCCCAGACTCGCTGCAATTGAGCTGGGAACGGCCACGCAGGCCCGATGGGGATATCCTCGGCTACCTGGTGACCTGTGAGATGGCCCATGGAGGAGGTGCTGCCCGTCCCCACCTCAGGGGTtgccaggggaggggtggagagggagccacagaggcTAAAGGCATCTTCCCTGCTCAGAGCCAGCCACCACGTTCCTGGTGGATGGCGACAGCCCTGAGAGCCGGCTGACAGTGCCGGGCCTCAGTGAGAACGTGCCCTACAAGTTCAAGGTGCAGGCCAAGACCACCCAAGGCTATGGGCCGGAGCGTGAGGGTATCATCACCATCGAGTCCCAGGACGGAGGTGAGGTGGCTTGCCCATTCTTCACCCCTACCCCTTCTCTGGCCACATCTTCTCCTGGCACCATCCCTGACTGGCGCTCATCTGCCCATGCCAGGCCCTTTCCCTCAACTGGGCAGCCACCCCGGGCTCTTCCAGCACCAGCTGCCAGGCGAGTACAGCAGCATCACCACCACCCACACCAGCACAACCGAGCCTTTCTTCCTGGGTGAGTCGCTGGGCAGGGGATCCTAGTTCTCGTGGGGGAGCACAGCGCTAACAGAGCAGGACAGACAGGGACCCAGGCAGGGTCCCTCAGTGCTTTTTCCCCTGCAGATGGACTGACCCTGGGGTCCCAACGCCTGGAAGCAGGTGGCTCCCTCACCCGCCATGTGACCCAAGAGTTTGTGAGCCGGACACTGACCACCAGTGGAACCCTCAGTACGCAGGTGGACCAACAGTTCTTCCAGacctgagccccccacccctacccgACAGTGTCCTGGAACCTgggcccccaccctgcctcctcctcctggctctgcctcaGCTACTCCATCCTCGGACCCCTCGCAGCCCAGCACACCCCCATGCTGATCACAGGGCCAGCACGTCTGGCTACGGAGCAGAGGGTAGGTGTCCTCTGGGAGGCGTGAAGGGAGCAGAGGTCCCAGATGGCCCTTCTGGCCACTACTCCCTTACCCCAGGCCCAAGCCCGTTTGTGCGTAACCAAAGAGCTGGGACCAGCATGACAAGGACCCAGCTTTGCTCTGCACTTAATAAAAGATTTTGCTACCGCTTGGCTCTGCCCTGTCTGTTCTTCCAGGgagtgccagcacagagcaggcgAGCGGTTCTGACACACGCTTCTCTGATCCCCAAGCACACACCCACCTCTAGAGGCAGGCGGGTTATCGTGGTGGGAGGCACAAGTTTATTGAGCACCCAGATGCAGAGGGCAAGAGGCGCCAGAGGCCTGGAGCTTCGCGACGTGCTGCCTGGCAGGCCCCATGCCCACCGGGTGCTGTCCCTTGGGCCTCACCAGTGCAGCACCTTGGCACCGTCGGCCGCCTGAGAGAGGTAGAAGGTGGCGGTGCCGCTGTACTGCTCCTaggggagaggcaggtggggtCTAAGCGTGGCAGGGCCCTGGGAAgccctttctccatccctcccacccGCAGGCACTGGCACCCACCCACCTGTATGTGCTGCATGGCCTGGGGAACGGAGGCAGCCTCCAGCAGGGTCACGGTGCAGCCACCGAAGCCACCACCAGTCATGCGGCTGCCGTAAACCCCAGGTGCTGACAGCGCGGCCTCCACGAGCTGGTCGAGCTCGGGGCAGCTCACCTCATAGTCATCCCTGCGGAGAGGATACAGGAGAGGGCGGGCCTAGGCTTGGTCCCACCCTGCCCTGGGGACAGCCTGTGCCTGGGAGATACAGGCACCCAGGAGTCCTCACCTGAGCGAGTGGTGACTCTCTACCATGAGGCGGCCAAAGGCTCTGTAGTCTCCGCGGCTCAGGGCAGCCGCGGCCTGGGCCGTGCGCCGGATCTCGCCCACGACATGTCGTGCCCGCCGGAAACCCTCCTTGCTCACCAGCTCTCTGCCAGCTGGGAAGGGAAAGGGCTCAGCAGACCTGCCACCCCACCACCTCTGGGCCCGTGCAGATGGAGGgatgggggcaccagggtgatgAGGCtagggggcaggggtaggggtggaggtggcgggggggaggggggggaggggaggagcctcCAGTCGTAGACCTGGTTCTGACGGAGGTGTAAGCAGAACCTGGCATTGGTGACTAAAGTTTGGAGCCTTTCCTCCTCAACTATAAGATGGGACCCCTATGTCACTCTCTGGGACCCACTATGCACTGATTGGGCAACATGCTAGCAGAGTGCCCGGtgcacagtgggtgctcaataaacaacAGGGTAAGCCCCAGACTCTTGGTGCTTCCAAGGTGAGGGGGACACAGGAGTCCACAGTGGCACAAGAGGGAGAAGAAATCCTGCCGCTGTTTACGCTGGAGCATCAGTGGAGCCCCTGAGAGCTGGGGCTCCAGAGTTGGGGTACAGCCCAGGCAAAGATCAAGAGGCAGGGGCACAGGGCCCACCAAGAGTAGGCTATCCTGCTGGCTAACGCTGAGGTGGGGAGAGCAAGCCGAGTCGGTAGCAGCAGCCCAGGGTACCAGGGGACTCTGCTACTTAATTCTGGATGCCACACAGGTTTTGGAGCAGGGAAGGGCTGGAGCTGAGCTCTGGTGGACAAAGGTGACTGCCTAGGGCAGAGGGCCCAAGCTgggagaagcaggaagcaggaaccCAGATAGCAGTTGTTAAACAGTCAGAAACCAACGAGGGGCCTGATGTGGGggaagaaggaatggagggaaCAGAGAttggagactgggggggggggggggtagtgaggACACAAGGGACTGAGGTTTCAAACAGAAGTGACAAGGGTGAGGAAATCACAGATAAGGGGAGCTAAGCAGGAGAAGCCTATGGGGGACAAAGGATGATGAGTTCCCTTGGGAATCGGGTGGAGGCTCCAGGACTGCAGGTGGAAatgaggccggggggggggggggcggggggggctccAGGCGGGAAAGCAAGGGGCTGCAGGCTCCTGTCTGAGTCCTAAGCAGAGCAATGGTGGCTGGGGCTGTGCACTGAGGACAAAGCCTGGGGCAGGCACACACGACAGGACTGAGAGAGCGGCGGCCGCTGAGGGGGAGGGAATGCAGGCTGTGGGTGTGTGCGGGGAACCCCCAGGGAGCACTGCTGTGTCCGGTGGCAGGAGCAAGGGGCAGGCCGACCGAGAGGACGGAGAGAAATGAGTGGAGATGAGAAAATGGGGGCCAAAAGCATTAGGTCTTCTTCCAAGATGAGCACAGGAAAAAGACTCAATTTtagaagggaagaaaaccaaCCAGGTTTCCAAGCAAAAGGGGAAGAGCCAGGcagaggacaggaaggagggaaaacagGGCTTCTGGCACAAGACTCTGGAGAAGGCGGAGGACAGCACTGTTTCCAAGGTTGGGGGAGacgccccacacacacaccccaggagtggtggggaagggacacagtGGAGAGGAGGGACGGCCAAAGTGTTCAAGCGTGAACACCTCCGCAGGTGGGGCAGGTGTGAACATGACAGGTCACCAAGAAGGACAAGCTGGTCCCACCAGGCCAGCCAGTGTCCTCCAAATGGGCACCCACACACTGCCAGAGAGGGCACAACTCCCAAAGCCAGCAGCCTGGCCCCGTGGCTGAGAATACGGGCTATGGGGGGTTACATGCCTGGTTTGAGTCTCACTCAGCACTGCCACTTACTGTAGCTTCCTCATCCAAAACGATGAACGGAATAAGACTATCTGCCCCACAGGTATGACGGAGCGAGATGGTATTTGACCCTCAAACTATTACATATCCTATCTTCCTGGCCACGTGTATCGTGAACCTTTAAAATACTTGCACCTTTTGACTCTGCGATCTTACGCCTAAGAATCTACTTCTAAGAAGATAATGAGAGAGACTCTCTTGCACGAAAACATTCACCGCCGCATCACGGGATTATTAGAAAATGATTAACTTATGACACACCTGTATGCTGCAGTGTTAGAAGCCTTGCTGATGAAGTGCCCCTAATGGCACAGGAAAGGGCTCTAAGATGGTagtgaaagagaaagcaagtgacCGTATGGCCTATACTGAACTTTGTAAATGCAGATGTAGAGAAACACTGGCGGTGTTAGCGGTGGCTATCCCTGGGTGGTGGCCCTCTAGCTCActgttttcctctgtgtgttttcCTACATTTTCCACAGCAGAAACGTAATCCTCCTCTTAGAAAGAACAAGGTTAAGATTTCAGCAGCCCTGCCGAGGTTGGAGCCCTAGGTCTGCAGTCTTAGGGGGAGTGGGCAGAGCACAGCACAGGCCCCCGGAGAGGAGGGGGTAGACAGGAGGGTCAAGCCCACATCAAGGGCCTGGCAGCCCCACAGGATGCCCAGCCAGCTCTCACCCTCCAGTTCCTCCAGCTGCACCTCTCGAAGGCTCTCCTTGCCCAGCGCCCGGGCCACTTCTTCACACTGGCGCCGCCGCAGAGGGTACTCGCTGGAGCCCAGCGAGTGGCGGACGTTGGAATTGGTGATGAGCACGGCCAGCTTGGGTTCTGACAGCGGCACCAGGCTCGTCTCCAGGGACCTGGCATGGAGTCGGAGTGGGGAGATGACAAGCCCAAGTGTCTGCTTGCCACACCGGGTGGTGGGCACGCTCCACCCAGAAGCTCCTCATGACGAGGTGGGAGGGTACAAGGGGAGCCCCTGACCTGCAGTCAATGAGCAGCGCGTGGCCTTTCTGCCCCAGCAGTGCGATGAGCTGGTCCATGATGCCACAGGGCACCCCTGCGAAGCTGTGTTCGGCCCGCTGACACACCTGAGCCCGGGCAGCTATGGACCCGGAGTCTGCGGCacagggggaggtgaggaggctgCGGCCCAGGAGGGGGGGCACGTGGGAGTGGGCGAATGGGAGCAGTGGGACCTCCAAGGACACTCCAGAGCGATTCCCCACCCTCCTCCGGAAGCCACAGTCGAGGAACAATCTCTGACAAGGAAACCTCAGGGAAGGAAGGCCGGGGTCTAGGAAGTACCTGGGCAGAGCTGCTGCAGGAAAGTGTATGTGGCCACCTCCAGGGACGCCGAGCTGGACAGCCCGCCCCCCAGGGGCACTGAGCTGACCACCACTGCACTGAAGCCAGGGAGGGGAGCAGCTGGAAAGAATGGGTGATGGTAAGATGAGCCATCTGGGAGGATGGGCCCACGAAGGCCATGTATTTTGCTATGCAGGGAGGCAATGCCTGATGGCTGCTTCCAGGGCTGTGTCTCCATCCTCCTACCCTGAGGTTCCTGGGACACAGTCTTTCCAACTCTCCTCCTGGTTTAGGGCTCTGGAGGCCAACAGGCtagggtttgaatcctggctccgcTAATCATAAAATGGGCAGCTCAGGACAAGTTCTGGAACCTCTCAGGGTATCAGTTTCATCATGTGTAAAACAGGGATACCCTCCCCTATACGTTACCCCATGGTGGATTAGATGAGCTAAGGAGCTTTGCAGCTGAGAGGTGGTGCTCCTATACTACCAGCATGAACTTGACTCAGCCCTAGTCCCCATACCTGGGTAGTGCTGAATCACTCCCTTGACATAGTTGGCCCAGCGGGGGGTCCCGGGCTCCAACGACCGCTGGGCTGTGGGCAGTGGAAATTGGAGCCGCCGGGGCTCGTCAGCATCTTCGGAGGTGGTCAGGAGGGAGACAAGGCCGTCTGCCCGGGGGCTGCCCACCAGCACAGTCACAAGCTCCAGCGCCTGGCAGGAAAGACAGGGGGTATGTAAAGCTTTTGCCAGGCGACCCATGGATGAGGCTTCTCTGATACTAAAGttctgagaaataaaaagtttcagaCAGATTCCTTTTAAGGCTCAACAGGaaggaattggggggggggggggtctcagggAAGAACCTGAGTGCTGAGCTGGCCCTGGGGGCTTGAGTTCTGCCCTTgggtcttgggggggggggggcgcagggccAGTGCTGCAGAAGTGTAGACCTGGACTCTGCCCTGAATATGGGCTCTCAGCTGTGGGGCACGGAGCAGGATAAGAGAGTAAGAGGAGCTCCAACTGATGCGTTCCCATTTTGGAGTGGTCTCAGGTGCACTGTCCCCGCTCGCTTGCCAAGCCGCACCAGGTGGAAAGAGCTGAGAGGCCTGACTCCAGCCCCACCAagaaccagctgtgtgaccttaagcagaTCActgaccctctctgggcctcagtttcctcccgaACGGGTAGGACCAGGAGGTCTGAGGCTAGTTCCCCCAGGTCTGCGTTTGGGGCCCCCGGAAGCCAAAGCCCGAAGCGCCCCCATTCCGCAAGCCACACTGGAGCCGCACAAGTTGAGGTGGCTCCCAGCGTGATGGGGTGGATCACGTCCACAGAGGGCGGGCTTGAGCGAAGAGGCGCCGGCACACCCCCTCCTCGTCTACTTCCTCGCGGATCCCCCGCTTCCTCCCTTCCAACGTGGGAAATACCCCGTCCCCGGGTCTCTCCGACGTGCTCGTCCCCCAAACCCGGGGCAGGAGGGCTAAAGTTTGGCGCGGCCGCCCAACATCCACGCAGGGACCAGGCACCTCCCCGCGCGCCTAAGGCCGGCCCTGCCGCTGGGGAGGCTCGAGGCTCCCCGCCCGGCCCCTCACCATGGGCAGCACCAGGCCCTGGTTGTAGTCCGTGTGCTCCCCGATCAGGTTGACGCGGCCCGGCGCCGACACCGCCAGCTCGGGCTCGGCCCCGAACTCCTCCCGGAACGCTCTACGGGCCTCGGCCAGCAGCTCCCCGGCCTGGGGCTGTCTCCAAGCGGCCATGATGCTCACCCTGCAGCGAGGCCAGGTCGGCGCGGGATGCCCGGGGCGGGGCCGCGCGGGGGCGGCGCGCATTCCTGcacgcgccccccgcccccaccgcaggcctcctcccgcccccgccgcgcCGGGCCCGCCCCGGCGCGCCTCGCGGCCCAAGCCACCTGCTGGGCGCTCGGGGTTGGGATCTCCCCTACACCCCGACTGCGGAAGgatcttcccccccaccccaccgcggCGGGCGGCGGACTTTGGAAGAGACCGGCGGGTGCCCACTAGAGTGGTATTGGCTGGACTGGAAGATCTGAGCTGCCCTTCCCTGGCCCTGGTGCCCCTTTCTCTGCTACCAACATCGGCCAGGCCATTCACCCACAGCCAGAGTAGCAGGGCTGGCATCCAGCCGACCTGAATTTCCCAAAGGGCTCTCCCAGGTCCTAGAGTCCTGCCGCCGTGAGAGGTCATCAGACCCTGATCTTGGGTCTCTGAGAGGGTGGCCTGGCACGATGCGTAAATTGAGATGAGGAAAGCCAAGTTTGGGTGGTGACCAGGGAGTCGCTTTCTACAGGCCCTTTTCTATAGTGGCCCCTCTGTCATAACTGCTAGCAACGGAAGGAGGAAGGAGTGGCAGTTGGACAGCAGTGGGCCCAGCCTCCACTGGAAGGACCTACCGGGGCTGCCAAGGTAGGTGGGGCTGTTGGCCCCAGCAGGTGCTTCCTCAGTCCTGAGCCTTGGACGCAGCATCTGACACTCACCACCGCCTCTTTCACCAGACTGCGTCCTGAACCTTCAAGCTGTCCCTGCCTGGACGCCTGTCCACATTTGCATCTATATGAAACCGTGAGGCAGAAATGCTGAAATGTAAGCAGCCTATTTGGGACTAGGGTCGGGGGCTTTGTGGAGAGTTGTGTCCAGGTTTAGAGCTTGGggtctgctggggggggggggttgcccaAAGAGTGGAGTAGTGCATTTAAAATGCATCTCTGATACTCATCATGATGAGCCcagagtaatgtatagaattgttgaatcattatgttgtacacctgaaactaatataacactgtatgttatttacacttcaattaaaaaaaaatgcagctctgggggtgcctgggtggctcagtcagttgagcctccaactctggTTTTCCACTCAGGTTCTGATTCCATGGTTGAGGGATCGAGCCTCcaagctcagcgtggagcctgcttaacattctctctctccctcccccccccctcctgttTGCGcgctgtctctaaaaaataaaataaattttttttaaaaaaattttaaaaggcagctctgaaaacttctagaaataaatatagggataaatctttgtgacctcgGCAGTGGCTTTtttgatatgacaccaaaagcacaagagataaaaggaaaatagataagttgtacttcatcaaaataagaTACTTTcctgcatcaaaggacacaatgaagaaagtaaaaagacaacccacagaatgggagaaaatatttgcaaatcatatatttaagGGCCTTGTATCAAgaacacataaagaactcttacaactcaaaaaagacaaatttaaaataggCAAACGACTTGAACGTTTTCCCCAAGattacaaatggccaataagcacatgaaaaggtgctcaacatcattagcatTAAGGAAATGTAAACCAAAAGCACAATGAGGTGCTATTTCACACCCATTAGTATGGCCAAAATGAAAGACAATAGCAATTACAGCAATGTTGCTGAGAATGTGGGGAAATCAGAACCCTTAGtctctggtgggaatgtaaaacagttAAGCATTTCCACCAAATGCTCAACATAGAGTGCCCATGTGACGCAGGAATTTCACTCCTAAGTA contains:
- the GALK1 gene encoding galactokinase isoform X3 encodes the protein MTSHGGRTLGPGRALWEIQVGWMPALLLWLWVNGLADVGSRERGTRAREGQLRSSSPANTTLVGTRRSLPKSAARRGGVGGKILPQSGCRGDPNPERPAGGLGREARRGGPGAAGAGGGLRWGRGARAGMRAAPARPRPGHPAPTWPRCRALELVTVLVGSPRADGLVSLLTTSEDADEPRRLQFPLPTAQRSLEPGTPRWANYVKGVIQHYPAAPLPGFSAVVVSSVPLGGGLSSSASLEVATYTFLQQLCPDSGSIAARAQVCQRAEHSFAGVPCGIMDQLIALLGQKGHALLIDCRSLETSLVPLSEPKLAVLITNSNVRHSLGSSEYPLRRRQCEEVARALGKESLREVQLEELEAGRELVSKEGFRRARHVVGEIRRTAQAAAALSRGDYRAFGRLMVESHHSLRDDYEVSCPELDQLVEAALSAPGVYGSRMTGGGFGGCTVTLLEAASVPQAMQHIQEQYSGTATFYLSQAADGAKVLHW
- the GALK1 gene encoding galactokinase isoform X1 codes for the protein MTSHGGRTLGPGRALWEIQVGWMPALLLWLWVNGLADVGSRERGTRAREGQLRSSSPANTTLVGTRRSLPKSAARRGGVGGKILPQSGCRGDPNPERPAGGLGREARRGGPGAAGAGGGLRWGRGARAGMRAAPARPRPGHPAPTWPRCRVSIMAAWRQPQAGELLAEARRAFREEFGAEPELAVSAPGRVNLIGEHTDYNQGLVLPMALELVTVLVGSPRADGLVSLLTTSEDADEPRRLQFPLPTAQRSLEPGTPRWANYVKGVIQHYPAAPLPGFSAVVVSSVPLGGGLSSSASLEVATYTFLQQLCPDSGSIAARAQVCQRAEHSFAGVPCGIMDQLIALLGQKGHALLIDCRSLETSLVPLSEPKLAVLITNSNVRHSLGSSEYPLRRRQCEEVARALGKESLREVQLEELEAGRELVSKEGFRRARHVVGEIRRTAQAAAALSRGDYRAFGRLMVESHHSLRDDYEVSCPELDQLVEAALSAPGVYGSRMTGGGFGGCTVTLLEAASVPQAMQHIQEQYSGTATFYLSQAADGAKVLHW
- the GALK1 gene encoding galactokinase isoform X2 — its product is MTSHGGRTLGPGRALWEIQVGWMPALLLWLWVNGLADVGSRERGTRAREGQLRSSSPANTTLVGTRRSLPKSAARRGGVGGKILPQSGCRGDPNPERPAGGLGREARRGGPGAAGAGGGLRWGRGARAGMRAAPARPRPGHPAPTWPRCRVSIMAAWRQPQAGELLAEARRAFREEFGAEPELAVSAPGRVNLIGEHTDYNQGLVLPMALELVTVLVGSPRADGLVSLLTTSEDADEPRRLQFPLPTAQRSLEPGTPRWANYVKGVIQHYPAAPLPGFSAVVVSSVPLGGGLSSSASLEVATYTFLQQLCPDSGSIAARAQVCQRAEHSFAGVPCGIMDQLIALLGQKGHALLIDCRSLETSLVPLSEPKLAVLITNSNVRHSLGSSEYPLRRRQCEEVARALGKESLREVQLEELEAGRELVSKEGFRRARHVVGEIRRTAQAAAALSRGDYRAFGRLMVESHHSLRDDYEVSCPELDQLVEAALSAPGVYGSRMTGGGFGGCTVTLLEAASVPQAMQHIQIRKLRHREGEQFI